The genomic stretch CTACGTGGACCTGCCCGATCTGCTGGTGCCTCCGGAGGAGTCGGGCGCGCACGTAGTGCTCATGGGCGGCGATCGGGTGCTGATGGCCGCCTCGGCACCCCAGACCGCCACGATGCTCGAAAAGCGCGGACTTAGTGTGACGACGGTTGATATTTCGGAATTTGAGAAGCTCGAAGGGTGCGTGACCTGCCTCAGCGTCCTCATCGAGGAATAACCGGACCCGTTCCGCGTTCTCAAGATGTGAGATCTGGCGCGGCGCATCCCGAGACGTCTGGTAGCGTGCATGGCATGCTGCGCGGACTGCTTCTTAGCTGCCGCGGCGAGGGCCTCTAAGGCCGGCTCCCTCGCCGCGGAGCCAGTCATGCGCGTCGGCCGCTTCCCTTGGACGACCGACGAGGAGCATCTGACATGACCGCCCAGCAGCCCAGCCCCATGCCGATCCATCGTTATCAGCCTTATCAGCCCGTCCGGCTGACCGATCGCACCTGGCCCGACCAGGTCATCACCAAGGCGCCCCGCTGGTGCGCCGTGGACCTGCGCGACGGCAACCAGGCGCTGATCGACCCGATGGACTCCCACCGCAAGCTCCAGATGTTCGAGCTGCTGGTACGCATGGGCTACAAGGAGATCGAGGTAGGCTTCCCGGCCGCCTCGCAGACCGACTTCGACTTCATCCGGCAGATCATCGAAGAGGACCGCATCCCGGACGACGTCGTCATCCAGGTGCTGACCCAGGCCAGGCCAGAGCTGATCGAGCGTACCTTCGAGTCGATCGAGGGCGCCAAGCAGGCCATCGTCCACCTCTACAACTCGACCTCCACGCTGCAGCGGCGCGTCGTGTTCGGCCAGGACAAGGACGGCATCACGGCGATCGCGGTCGAGGGCGCCAAGCTGGTCAAGAAGCTCGCCGACGCGACCGACGTGGACGTCTACTTCCAGTACTCGCCGGAGTCGTTCACCGGCACCGAACTGGAGTACGCCGTCGAGGTGTGCGACGCGGTCAACGACGTGTGGCAGCCCACCCCGGACCGCAAGGTCATCATCAACCTGCCGGCCACGGTCGAGATGGCCACCCCCAACGTCTACGCCGACCAGATCGAGTGGATGCACCGCCACCTCAAGCACCGCGACTCGATCGTGCTGTCGCTGCACCCGCACAACGACCGCGGCACCGCCGTGGCCGCCGCCGAGCTGGGCTACATGGCCGGCGCCGACCGCATCGAGGGCTGCCTGTTCGGCAACGGCGAGCGCACCGGCAACGTCTGCCTGGTCACGCTGGGCATGAACCTGTTCTCCCAGGGCGTCGACCCCGAGATCGACTTCAGTGACATCGACGAGATCCGCCGGGTCACCGAATACTGCAACCAGTTGCCCGTGCACCCGCGCCACCCGTGGGGCGGCGAGCTGGTCTACACCGCCTTCTCCGGCTCCCACCAGGACGCCATCAAGAAGGGCTTCGAGCACCTGGAGCGCGACGCCGCGGCGGCCGGGGTGCCGGTGGACGACTTCACGTGGGCAGTGCCGTACCTGCCGATCGACCCCAAGGACATCGGGCGCACCTACGAGGCCGTGATCCGCGTCAACAGCCAGTCCGGCAAGGGCGGGGTCGCGTACATCATGAAGGCCGACCACCAGCTCGACCTGCCGCGCCGGCTGCAGATCGAGTTCTCCAAGGTCGTGCAGGCCCGCACGGACAGCGAGGGCGGCGAGATCAGCCCGGCCGCGATGTTCGAGATCTTCCGGGACGAATACCTGCCCAACCCGGCCAACCGCTGGGGCCGCCTCAGCCTCATGGCCCACCGCCACGAGTCCACGGTCGACGACAAGGACCGCATCAGCGCCGACGTCCGCCTCGATGGGGAGATCAGGGAGATCGAGGGCTCGGGCAATGGCCCGATCTCGGCCTTCATCGACGCCATCGCGGGGGTGGGCATCCAGGTGCGGGTTCTCGACTACGTAGAGCACGCCATGAGCGCCGGCACCGACGCCAAGGCGGCGTCTTACCTGGAGTGCGAGGTCAATGGGCAGGTGCTGTGGGGTGTCGGCATCGACGCCAACACCACGACGGCCGCCCTCAAGGCCATCATCTCCGCGGTGAACCGCGCTTCCCGCTGACCCTGTAAGTCTCCAAGGCCTGGGCCCTGCAACGACCTTGCAGGGCCGGTGGCTCGGCACGCGCCCACAAGGCCCCGCCGCCCATCACTCGACCGCGCCCCGTGACCGACGGGAGGCGCGGTCGAGTTGTTTGTGGTCCCTACGTGCCGGGTGTGCAGTTGTACACCTCGCCGTAGCGTTTCTGGGCGATGCGCATGAGTTCGGCCATGTCTTTATTCGCATCCCTGCCCTTGGTGACCTGGGGCAGATAAATGTCGATCAATCGCTCTTTGCTGCCGCAGCGAAACTTCGCGCTTACCTGGTATGGCTGGTCGGCGGCTGGCGGATCGCGCAGGTACGCGGCCATACCGTCACCAAGATCGGCAGGGAGCGCGACTCCGCCGTAATCGCTGTAGAACTTACGCCTGTCCTCGATAAGGAACTCCATATGCTCACGAGACATCCCGGGCCCCTCCTGCTTCCACCACACCTCTAGAGATCCGGAGGGCGTATCAGGAGCCCGGCAGTCGCCGTTCCGCTCGTTGCCGGCGGTTTTCTCGACAAGAGGTCCGGTCACCCCACTGACGAGACGAAATGCCTGCTCTGGAATGAGCGTGCAGACATATGGTGAGGAATCCACGACCGGCCGGAGGGCTGAGGCCGGTGTGGAGTCGATGCCGGTCGTCGGGGTGCAAGCCGCGGCGAGCAACGCGAGAGCGGCCAGCGCGGCAGAAGCATGCCTCATTCGTCACCTCTGTCGGATGAGGAGACCTTAAGACCGAGATAGTCGTCCACATCAGTGTTCGAGCGGAAGGTCTTGCTGAAGAGACCGAGCAGCTCGCTACTTCCTCCGGAGTTGCGGGCCCATGCGAGGAACTTGCTGTATTCCTGCGGACTCATCTCGGTGAAGGGCTTGAGCCTAGGCGGAGTTCCAATGGCGAATGGCTGGTTCTTCAAGTCCAGTGTGTCGAGCAGACCCTTGTTCAGCAGGACTGTTCCGAGCAGTTGCTCCCCCAGTCGTTCCACTGCAAGGCGATTGTTTGCCAGCGTCTCGTGTGCCGCATCCAGGCCCACCCTGTGTTCCCGCATCCAATGGGCGACTTGCGTGGAGAGTTGGTCGTACGCGGCTCCGGCGAGCTTGTCATATCCCTTGCCGATCAGTTCGCCGAAGGCTCCTGTGGCCAGCGCACCCGCCTGTTTGGCACCCGGAACCGGGAGCAGCCCGAGTGCGTCCCGCACCATGCCTTTCACTGCCTCGTCAGCCTTCTTGTCGTCCAGCCCCTGCGCGATCAGGATCTGGCGGCGGATCTCCACGATGTGGCCGAAGGGACGTGCCTCCTCCTCGGTCCGGTCCTTCAGGGCCTGAATGACGTCGGCCTTGTCGACCTGTCCGTTCTCGTTGAGGTCGTACTTCTTGACGTCGGCCTTCGTGAATCCGAGTTTCTCGGCGTTGGCGGCGTTGAGACCGACGGGCGGTACGGTGCCCAGCGCCGCCCGCATGTGTTCGGTCTGCGCTCTCACTAGTGCCTCAAACGCGGCACTGTCGGCGGTGGCCAGGATTAAGGCATACGACATGTCCTTCGCCGCGACCTGGCCAAAGGTCTCATGGTTCAGGATGAGCCGGGAGAGTTGATCGATGTGGGCCGCGATCGCCCTGCCGAGGGGGTAGGCCAAGGGGGCGTAGCGATCGAATAGATATCTATTCCTGATCTCCAGATTGCCGTCCGCGGCTTTGCCGAAGGCGCCGCCTACCTGGTCCGAGAGCGTTTTGATCATCTCGGCGGCCAGCTTCTTGGAGGTCGCGTCCTGACCGGTTGTCGCGATCTCAAGCATGTCCCGTATCGGCTTGTAGTCGTTCAGGAAACGGGAAGCGCTCCACCGGGTCGTCAGAAGGTAGTCCAGCACGGACTCCTTCCACCCTGCCGGGGTGTGATTCAGCAGCGCCTGGGACGCCTCCCGGCTGGATTTCGCCGCATGGAAGAGGCCGTCCACCACAGCTGATTGGGCCTTCGTGTCGGGACTGCCCATTTGAGTTCCCGGCCTCAGCAGGATACCGAGGCCGAAAGCGCCGGCCAGGTCGATGATGGGCAGCTGCTTCCCCTTGACGTACCGGCCCAGCAGATCCTTGGCCGCCGCCCATTCGTCCTTGCGCTGCTCGTGCTCGTAGACGATCACGTCACGCCCGACGACCTCCATGAACTCCTTCGAGAATGGCGGCTTCCCGTCGTGAGCACGCCACATGAGCGCCTGGGCCTGGTAACCGGAGTATTTGGTGTCACCCGCCTTGTGCTCGGCCCGGCCCTCCTTCACCAGACCCTTGAGGAGGTCGGCACCCACATAAGCGGGACTCTTCGGATCCGTCCCTTTGGCCAGAGCCGTGCTCAACATGGCCAGGACCTTCTGCCCTTGTCTGGAGAGCTGCGTCACGCCCTCGGCGTCCTGACGCTTCCTGGCGTCGCGCAACTGCATGGCGATCGCCCCGGGCACCCGCGTCACGCTGATCGCGCCCAGCGTGCGGAGGAATGACTTGACGAACTCGGGGTCCCCGGTCCGCGACGCGTATTTCTCCAGCTCGGCCAGTGCCTTGCGGTCGCCGTCCGCCGCCTTCAGTGCGGCACGACCCGCCAGTGTCCCGTCCAGCAGCCCCTGGGCGGCCTCCAGATTGTCAGGAATCTCCAGGAAGCTCCCCATAGGCGTGCTCCTCCCGAAGATGACCTTCTGCCGCTGCAGCTCGTGGACCAGTCTCTGCCGCCGCCGCAGGTCCTCGGCCTGTGTGGTGACCCGTCCCGCCAACTTTCGCAGCCGCGCCGCCGGTGCGGTGTCGAGCCCGGCGCTCTGCAGCTCCTTGTGCAGAGCCTGCGCCAGCTCCTCCAGCTGGCCGGCGGTCTGGGTGTGCTTGCTCGTCATCGTGTCGAATTCGGGCTGCTTGACCCCGCTGAACTCGCTCATGGCTTGTCCGGAGTCGAGGCCAGCTTCTGTTTCGCGCTGTCTACGGCCTGTGCCAGCATGGCCCGCAGTTCCCGCTGGTCGGCGTGGACCTGGGTGTCGAAGCGGGCGCCCGTCGGCCCCACCCATGCGTCTTTCTCCATGAACCGGCAGACGGGATCGAGCGCCCACCAGTGGTCGTCCGACAGCCGCTGGATCCGCTGGGCAACGGCCCGCATCGCCTCACGATCGAGGTCAGCCACGATGATCCTCCTCGTACGGCTCGCTGCACCAGAACAGATCAGGAGGCGGCGTCTCCC from Nonomuraea polychroma encodes the following:
- the leuA gene encoding 2-isopropylmalate synthase gives rise to the protein MTAQQPSPMPIHRYQPYQPVRLTDRTWPDQVITKAPRWCAVDLRDGNQALIDPMDSHRKLQMFELLVRMGYKEIEVGFPAASQTDFDFIRQIIEEDRIPDDVVIQVLTQARPELIERTFESIEGAKQAIVHLYNSTSTLQRRVVFGQDKDGITAIAVEGAKLVKKLADATDVDVYFQYSPESFTGTELEYAVEVCDAVNDVWQPTPDRKVIINLPATVEMATPNVYADQIEWMHRHLKHRDSIVLSLHPHNDRGTAVAAAELGYMAGADRIEGCLFGNGERTGNVCLVTLGMNLFSQGVDPEIDFSDIDEIRRVTEYCNQLPVHPRHPWGGELVYTAFSGSHQDAIKKGFEHLERDAAAAGVPVDDFTWAVPYLPIDPKDIGRTYEAVIRVNSQSGKGGVAYIMKADHQLDLPRRLQIEFSKVVQARTDSEGGEISPAAMFEIFRDEYLPNPANRWGRLSLMAHRHESTVDDKDRISADVRLDGEIREIEGSGNGPISAFIDAIAGVGIQVRVLDYVEHAMSAGTDAKAASYLECEVNGQVLWGVGIDANTTTAALKAIISAVNRASR